The segment CGCTATTCCCGCCGACGGCGTCGGCATCGAGGTCGTCGAGGCCGGCCGGGCTGTCCTCGACGCGCTCGCCGCCGGCTCCCACGGCCGGTTCGCCTTCGACTGGCAGGACTTCGACTGGGGCAGCGACTACTACGCCCGGCACGGCGAGATGATGCCTTCGGACGGGCTCGACCAGCTCAAGGACTTCGACGCCCTCTACTTCGGCGCGGTCGGCTGGCCGAGCGTCCCGGACCATGTCAGCCTCTGGGGACTGCGCCTCAAGATCTGCCAGAACTTCGACCAGTGGGCGAACGTACGCCCGGTCGACTTTCTGCCCGGTATCCAGAGCCCGCTGCGCAAGGCCGACACCACCGAGCTCAACTGGGTCGTCGTGCGGGAGAACTCCGAGGGCGAGTACGCCGGGGTCGGCGGCCGTAACCTCGGCGCGCGGCCCGGCACCGGCGAGGTCGCTGTGCAGTCGGCGTTGTTCACCGAGTACGGCTGTGAGCGGATCATGCGCTTTGCTTTCGATCTGGCGCGTACCCGTACCCGGCGCAAGGTCTCCAGCGTGACCAAGAGCAACGCCCAGCAGTACGGCATGGTCCTGTGGGACGAGGTCTTCGCCCGGGTCGCGGCAGATTACCCGGACGTGGAGACTGAGAGCGTGCTCGTCGACGCCATGGCCGCGAAGTTCGTGCTGCGCCCCGAGGACCTCTCGGTCGTGGTCGCCTCGAACCTGAACGCCGACATCCTGTCCGACCTGGGCAGCGCCCTGGCCGGCAGCCTGGGCCTGGCGGCGAGCGCGAACCTCAACCCGGAACGCCGCTTCCCGTCCATGTTCGAGCCGGTGCACGGGTCCGCCCCGGACATCGCCGGGCAGGGCATCTGCAACCCGGTCGGCGCGATCGGCAGCGCCGCGCTGATGCTCGACCACTTCGGTCTGCACGACGAGGCCAAGGCCGTGCGGCACGCGATCGAGGTGACGACGGGCGCCGGGGTGCGTACCCGGGACGTGGGCGGCACCGCGACCACCCGCGAGGTGACCGCGGCCATCATCGACCACCTGGCGGTGTAAGTGAACTCTCCCGACCCGGCCGGCGTCGCGCGCTCGGTCATCGAGTCGAACCTGTACATGACCCTGGGCACCGCCGACGAGACCGGTACACCCTGGGCGGCGCCGGTCTGTTACGTGGCCGCGGCCGGGCATCGGGAGTTCTACTGGGCGTCGCGGCCCGAGGCGCGGCACTCGCGCAACCTTGCGGTGCGCCCTTCGCTGAGCGTGGTCATCTTCGATTCGCAGGTGCCGGTCTACCAGGGCCGGGCGGTCTACCTGGAAGCGGTGGGGGAGCAGCTGACCGGGGCCGACCTGCACGCCGGCATCGCGATCTACAACGGGCCGGCCGCGGAGCGGGGCTCCGCGATCCTCGAGCGTACGGATCTCGAAGCGCCCGCTCCGCACCGGCTGTACCGGGCCACGGTCGTTCAGTCGTGGATCCTCGACGGGTCGGACATCCGGATCCCACTCGACGCGCGGTAGTGGGCTCGCCTGCCGATCGCCGTCACGGCCACGACGATGATCGGGACCAGGGTCAGGTGACACACCGCCAGGGCGGTCTTGCTGACACCGTCGAAATCGGTCGGCAGGGTCATCACCACGATGGTCCCGACCGCCAGCACCGGCCCGATGATCAGCGCGGCCCGGACCACCCAGGCCGCCCGTGACGCCAGCAGCGCGACCACGGTCAGCCCGACCAGAAGCGGCACCAGGCTGAACCCGGCGACCGTGACCGCGTCCACCTCGGCCGGTCCCTGCGCCGAGGTGAAGGTGTAGGTGCCGCCGGCCGCCCGCCCGATCAGGTAGACGGCGAGGTTGACGACCACGGCCAGGGCGGCCGCCGCGGCGACGACCCTAGACATCGGCGGTCTGCTCGCGGACCAGGTACGCCTCGATGCGGGCGAACGCACCGGCCCACACCTCGCTGACGAAGAAGTCGCGGATCTCCGGCACCGGGAAGCCGCTCTGCGCGACGGTCATCAGCGTGCCGCCGTCGGCGGCCTCGAAGGAGATCTCGATGCGGGTCGTCATGGTCATTCCGTCCGGGGTGACGCCGGTGGACTCGGTGACCAGCCGGCGCGGGCGCTCGATCTCCAGGAACGTCTGCGTCTCCCGGATCAGGTTGTCCGGGTCGGGACCCCACACCGCGGTCTGCTTCCCGCCGACCCGCAGGTCGACCTCGATCTCGACGATGCCGGGCTCCTCGTCGAGGATGCTGAACCAGATCTTCTGCTTCTCGGCGTCGGTGTACGCGTCGAAGACCTCCTCGGGCGTCGCGGGCAGCTGCCGCGTCATCCGCATCTCCAGCGTCATCATGGTCCCTTCGAGTCGGATTGCTTCAGGGTGAAGTAGGCGTCCAGACCGTCCAGGCGCCGTGCCCAGAGCCGCTGGTAGAAGCTGATCCAGGCCATCGCCTCGTCGAGCGGGGCGTCACCCAGGCGGCACTGCCGGGAGCGGCCCACCTTCTCGGTGACGACCAGCCCGGCGTCCTCGAGGACCTGGACGTGCTTCTTCATGCCGGTCAGCGTCATCCCGGTGGGCTCGGCGAGCTCGCCGATGGTGGCCGGGCGCTGGCCCAGCCGGACCAGGATGCCCCGGCGGGTGGGGTCCGCCAGCGCGGCGAAGACCCGATCCAGAACAGCTTGCTGAACCATGTGGTTCACCGTAAGACACTGAACCGAATAGTTCAACGTCCCGCGTGTCTGCTACTGGACCCCGAGGACCCGGTGCCCGACCGCGATCGACTCACCGGAGATCGCGGCTGCCTGCGCCGACGCCAGGAAGGTGATCAGGGCGGCGACCTGCTCCGGCGTGGAGTCGCCGGGCGCCGCGGGCTGGGGCGCCGGGCTCGGGGTCGCGGTGACCAGGCCCGGGTTCACCACGTTGATCGTGATGCCGGTGCCGGCCACCGAGTCGGCCAGCGCTTTGGACGCGACGATCACCGCGGCATTGCGCACCGAGCCGGTCACCGAGCGGCTGAGCAGCGCGTTCTGTCCGCTGACGTTGATGATCCGGCCGAAACCGGCGCGCCGCATGTACGGCAGCACCGCATCGACGACCCGCAGATAGCCGACCGCCTTCGCGTCGAACGCGTCGAGCACCTGCGCCGGGTCCTGATCCTTTGCCGGGTCGAGGGTGTTCGCGGGCGGCGCCGCCGCGTTCACCACGATGTCGATGCCGGCCTCGGAGGCGATCAGCTCCTCGACGGCGGACTCCACCGAGGCCGCATCCCGGGTGTCGAGCGTGACCGTGCGGACCTGGCCGTCGAGTTCACCGGCAGCCTCCGCCAGCTTCTCGGCCGAGCGGGCGGCGAGCACGACCCGTACCTTCTCCCGGATCAGCGCGGCCGCGACCGCCCGGCCGATCAGGCCGCTGCCACCGACGATCAGAGCGGTACGCCCAGCGATGCCGAGATTCATGCCCGGTTAGATATCACGGCGCGGTGATCCGGTAAATGGCGCCGGCGTGGTCGTCGCTGACGTACACGGCCCGGTCCGGACCCTGCACCGCCATGACCGGGCGTCCCCAGCGGGAGCCGTCCTCGTCCTGGAAGCCGGTGAGCAGGGTCTGCTGCGGGCCGAGCGTGCCGTTGCGCCAGGCGAAGAACGACACCTCCGGAGCGCGGGGCGGCCTGCGGTTCCACGAACCGTGGATGCCGACCAGCGCGCCCTCGCCGTACTCGCCGGCCAGGCCGGGCCCGGTCGCGAAGCTCAGGCCGAGCGGCGCCGAGTGTGCGCCCATGCCCTGCTCGGTCGGCGCCAGGGCGGCGCAGTCCAGCTTCGAGCCGTCCGGGTTGTTCTTCAGGTCGCGGACATACGGCCGGTTGGTGTAGCTCAGCTTGTCGCCGCCGTCGACGTCCGGGTCCGGGTTGCAGTAGGGCCAGCCCAGGTCGCGACCCTTCGTGAGCCGTGCGAGCTGCTCGAACGGGTGGTCGTTCACGTAGTCCTGCAGCACCTTGCCCTGGTCGGAGTCGCCGTCGCCGTCGTAGTCCCGGTCGTGCGGGTACTCCACGTTGTCGCGATGGTTGACCGCGGTCCACACCGCGCCGTCCGGGTCGACGGCCAGGCCGGTGCCGTTGCGCACGCCCCGGGCGAAGGTCTCCGGTTTCCCGCCACCGGCCGGCACCCGCAGGATCGAGGCGCGCTCCGGGGTGGCGTCGCGGTCCTCGGCGGACACGTTGCCGGTCGAGCCGACCGACACGTACAGCTCGCCGTCCTCACCGACCGCCACGCTCTTCAGCGCGTGCGAGTAGGCGCCGCGCAGCTCCGGGCTCTTCTCGTCCGGCAGGCCGTCCACCACGACCCGCTTGCCGGACAGCGTCCCGGCGTCGTAGGCGAAGGCGTCCACCTGATCACTCTCGGCCACGTACAGCGTGTCGCCCTCGAAGGCGAGGCCGTGCGGCTGGTTCAGGCCGCTGACCAGGGTGCGCTGCGCGGGTGCGGTGTCGCCCTGGCCCGGCGTCAGCTCGACGATGTCGCCGAACTCCGGCCGGGAGACCAGGAGACGCCGGTCCGGGGTCCAGGCCAGCAGCCGGGCGCTGGGCACCCGGGCCCAGACATCGACCTTCCAGCCGGGTGGCGCCTGCACTTGCCGGTTCCGGTCGAAGGGGTCGGCCTCAGTGCCGGCAAGCGGGCGTACGGTCGTGGCCGCCAACGCCGGCACCGAGGCCGATCCCTCGCTCGGCTGCACGACAGGAGGTGCCGGCTCAGCGGGGGACGAGCACGCGCCAAGGGCGAGGAGCAGAGCCACCGTACGAATCTTCACTGTGCATCTGTACCCATTCGCCCTGCGTGATGCAACTGTCAGAACTCGTCCACGCGTGTCGCCTGGTTCGGGCAGGCGACGTCGATCGCCAGCTTGATCAGCTCACGGGCGGTGGCCTGGTCGGTCGCCTCGGCGTCCAGCGTGCCCAGCGATCGGGTGACCGCCACGATGTCGTCGGCGGGTCTGCCGGCGGCCAGGTCGACGCACGCGTTGCCGGCGATCGCCTCGATCTCGCCGTCGGTGCGGCCTTCGGCGACTTCCGGCAACTGCGCCCGGACGACCTCCACGAAACCGCCGCCCGGCGCCTCGGTCGCTGTTGCCGTCGCTGTTGCCGTCGCCGTCGCCGTCGCCGTTGTCGTTGCCGGCGCTGGCTTCTCGGGTTCGGTCGTTGTCGTCCCGTTCACGTTCACCGTGCAGCCGGCCAGTGCGACCATCGCCGCCGCCAAGGCCACTGTCGGCCACATTCGCTGCATCATCAGGCCCCTTCGGTCTTCAAGATCAGCTGAGGGTAGATCATGCGTGCACGGGGAACGCGGCGCGCGGTTCGCTGCCTGACCACCACAGGCCGATCGCCAGCGCCGCGGTCGCCTCCAGGTAGGCGGCCCGGGCCAGACCGCCGCACGGCGCCGGGGTGCAGCCGATCGAGCGGATCAGGGCCTCGACGGCGGCGGTCGCGGTGGGATGGTCGGTGCAGAACGGTACGGCCAGCGGATTGTTCTCGAACACCGGTGGGCGCAGCGTCCAGATGCTGACGTGGCAGAGGTTGAACGCCTTCACCAGGTAGGCGGCGGGTGCGGCGGCGGCCAGTTGCCCGGCCATCGGCTCGCCGTCGAGCATGAGGCCGCCGGCGGTGGGCACGACGCTGTTGGTGCAGTCGATCACCGTGCGTCCGGTTAGGTTGTGGGCGTTTGCGCGTACCAAATCTGGTGCTGCTTGTGCCGGGACCGCGACCAGAGCTGCTTGGCCGTGCCGTGCGGCCTCCTCGATGGTGCCGTGCGCCGCGCCGATGCCGGCGGCGGCCTGCTTCGCGCGGCCTTCATCGCGGCCGCCGATCATCACGTCGTGGCCGGCCGCCGTCCAGGCGCCGCCGAGTGACTTCGCCATGCCGCCGGACCCCAGAATTCCGATTCTCATGGCTGCCGACGGTAGGCGGGCCGATGCACACCAATTGGTGTCCGACGGCTGGGGGAAGATCGGATGATGGACGACTACACCTCCGACTGCCGGGCCCGGGTCGCCTTCGAGGTGCTCGGCAACCGCTGGGACAGCGTCGTGGTCTTCACGCTGGCCGCCTCGGGCCCCATCCGGCCGGCGGCGCTGCGGACTCAAATCGGCGGGATCAGCGCCAAGGTCCTCAACGACGCGCTACGGCGGTTGGAATACAACGGCCTGGTGGAACGCCGGGCGTACGCGGAGGCGCCGCCGCGGGTGGATTACGCATTGACCGAGGCGGGCGCGGCCCTGCTGGAACCGATGCGCATGATGGGCGCCTGGGCCACCAGATACGCCGATGCGGTGCTGGCCGCCCAGGAACGATTCGCCGCACCGGCCCGCCATTGACCTCGGTTCTCCACGGTCGCTGGTCATCAGATCGGCCCGGCCCTGGTTTTGTCCTTGATCCAGCCGGCCCACGCCTTCGGCGTGCCGACCTCTTCCGGTCATGAGGCGCCAGGTGAGCGGCGCGGCAGGCATCCGTAGCGGCCGAATACTCGCTGGTGAGGACGCGGGCTGTCCTCCCGGACGGTTACCTTGCGGCGCTCGACAGCATTGGGGGCCAGGGTCAGCGGGCGTCAGCGCCAACACCTGCCCTGGTGCCCGCTCAGGAGGCATCCGAGCCGCCCCCGATGGCCACTCTGCGCGTCGCCGCGGGAGCCCTCTTCTTCGACGAGGAAGGGCGAGTCCTGCTCGTGAAGCCCGCCTAGAAGGAGATATGGGACACCCGGGTGGATATGTCGAGCCCGGAGAGTCGCCTTGAACCGCCTGCGTTCGGGAGGTGCAGGAGGAACTCGGCCTCTCGGTGAACGTGGGGAACCACCTGGTCGTCGACTGGCCGCCTGCTCGGAATGAGGGCGACAAGATGCTTTTCATCTTCGACGCGGGAACCCTCGGGGAAGAGGCGCGCTCCGGGATCGGGCTTTCCGATGGCGAGTTGACGGAGTGGCGTTTCGTAGCGAACGAAGATCTGGACAGCTACATGCCAACACCGCCTGTCGCGCCGGGTCCGCACTGCCCTCCTCGCGAAAAGCCGAGGTGTGCCGGTGTAGGCGGAGCATGGGACGAGTCATTGACGTCGCCATCGAGGAGAGGCGGCGGGACTCTCAGCAGGATGGGGGGTGATCACCGCGCCTTGGCGCGATTCCTGAGTCCTTCACCTGGACGTGGGCGAGGGCCGGCGGTTGACTGTAAAACCGCGGTGGGAGGCGGCCATGGGGAATAGCCAGATCGAGAAGGTGGCCATCGAGCATGTGCTCGATCTTGAACGGCAAGCGGGCCGCATACCCGAGGATGTTCACCTATGCGGCCTGCCGTATGACATCAGCAGCCCTCCGCGCAAGATCGAGGTGAAGGCTTTCGGGAAGTCCGCGAGAGGCGCAGCGATCCCACTCGAAGACCGGCAATTCCAAGCGGCAGTCCAGGATCCTGATCGGTACTACCTGTATGTGGTCGACAACGTCGAGGGCGCTGATCAGGGTGCGATGCGGGTTCGGGTCATCCACGGAGACGCGCTGCGCGACTTACTTGCACGAAGCAAGCCTCACGTCACGTACTGGCCCACGTTCCGCACGGCTGACTACGACGGGGCTGAGCAGATACCGTGAAGGCACCTCCGGCCGCGGCTCAGGACGGTGACCGCCAGGTCGAGATCGACGCGCTGCCCATCAGCGAGCGCAAGGCGGCGGCTCTCCTGCTCGATACCGACCGCACCTTGCTGATGTGGGGCAAGCACGAGCGTGCCCTACAGGTGTTGCGGGTCGCCGGGCAGATCGCTCCCGAGGGGATCACGGGGCCGCCCCGCCACCCGGCGTCTCGTCGGCGATCTGACGACTACCGTTCGCCACGAAACCCATGAAGTTGCCGACGCCCTCGGAGTGACCGCGTGACGATTGCCAGCAGCGTTCTGTACGTGATCGTGTGCGCCGCCGGGCCTGCCGGCGAAGTCGACCGCCTGGTCGCCCTCGCCCAGGATGACGGATGGACCGTCCAGATCGTCGCCACCCCGTCAGCGCTCGAATTCATCGACACGGCTGCCTTGGCGAAGCAGACCGGCCGTCCGGTGCGCAGCCGCTACCGCAGACCCAGCGAGCCCAAGCCACCACGGGCGGACGCCATCATCGTGGCGCCGGCGACCTACAACACCATCAACAAGTTCGCGCAGGGAATTGCTGACACCTACGCGCTGGGGCTGCTGGCCGAGGCGCCCGGTCTCGGCATTCCCGTGGTGATGCTGCCTTTTGTGAACAGCGCCCTGGCCTCGCGGGCTGCTTTCCGCCGCAGTGTCGAGGAGCTCCGCTCCGAAGGGGTGTGCGTGCTTCTCGGCCCCGAAGGTTTCGAGCCCCACGCACCCGCTTCTGGCGCCGGCCGCTTCGATGTCTACCCCTGGCACCTGGCCCTACAAGGTCTCGAACGGCTGTCGGGCCCTGCTTGAGGCGTGGCGTCAGGTTGCTGTGTAGCCGCCGTCCACGGCGAGGATGGAGCCGGTGACGTAGCCGGCGGCGGGCGATGCCAGGAAGGCGTAAGGGGCTGCGATCTCGTCGACGGTGGCGCGTCGGCCGAGGGGTGTGAAGGTGCTGATGCGTGCGTCGGAGGCGGGATCGTCGTGGGCGGTGACGTTGTCCATGATGTTGGCGACGTAGCCCGGCGCGATGGCGTTGACGCGGATGTGGTGCGGGGCCCATTCGGCGGCGAGGGTGCGGACGAGCTGGTTGATGCCGCCTTTGCTGGCGGCGTACGGAGCCAGCGTGGGTACGCCGACCTGCCCGGCGATGGACGACGTCATGGTGATCGATCCGGGCCGGCTCTCGGCGATCCAGTGGCGGGCGGCGGCCTGGGCGGGCAGGAACGCGCCGCGGACGTTGACAGTCATGACCCGGTCCCACTCGTCCGGGCTGTAGTCGATGGCCGGCTTGATGATGTCGATGCCGGCGTTGCAGATCAGGTGGTCGAGGTGCCCGAAGGCGGTGACGGCCGCGTCGATGAGCTGCTGGGCGACCTCGGGTGCGGTGACGTCGCCGGGCAGTTGGGCGAGGCGGCGTCGTCCGTCGGGAGTCGCGGCCTCAAGGATCGCGACGGTGGCGGCGGTTTCGGCGGGATCGTAGCCGTTGATGAGGACCGAGGCGCCCTGGGCCAGCAGGGTCCGGGCGATGGCCAGGCCGATGCCGCGGCTCGAGCCGGTGACGACAGCGGTGGTCCCGGTCAGGTTGAACAGATCACTCACCGTGCGTCCTCTGCTGGTCCCACTGTCGTCGAAGCGGCTCGCCGTTGATTTCGGTCTCCCCGCCGAGTCCCCACCAGAGGGTATCGCCGGCGATCAGGTAGGGATGCCACTCTCCGACGGGGCCGCCCGTTTCGAGAGCGTCTGCGACGGCCGTGAGATAGGTGCCCAGACTGGTCCAGCCGTTTGCGAAATCCGCGGAATCGCTGGTCGGCGCGAGCCCGAGCCGGCCATGTCCCGGCCCCGGCCGCAAGTCGATGATCTGTAGCAGCGAGTCGCCATCCCCGAACGGAACCCATCGCTCGTCCCACCAGGGTTCCGTGTTCGGGTGGTGCACGGTGAAACCGTCGATGTCCGGTGCGATGTCCATCCGGATCTCGTACTGTTCGACGATCCCCCGGACGCTGAGCGGAGCGGCCTCCGGGAGGACGTTTCCCCATCGTGTCAGGCCGTCGTGCCGCCGCAGCGACGCGACCAGCTCGTCCGGAAGGGCGAATCCGAGCTGAGCCTCGGCGGCGGCTATCGCCTCCGGCGCGCCCGGTGGGCCGAGCAGCGCCGCGCTGGGCGGGGTGTTCTGCCGCATCCACCGCTCGATCCGGGTCCAGGATTCGGGTACGGACACGGCGCTTTCCTGTTCGAGGATCACTGCTGAATCAGCTCGGCAATTCGGTTCCACGCTGGGGACATGGCGCCGGCTGTTGCGGCGGCCAGGCGGGTGATCACCACGTCTGACGGGCTTTCCTCGGCCGGGGCGGCGCGGGCGGCGTACCAATCGCGGGTTCTGATGGCGATCGCCGGCAGGCGGGGGTCGGATGGCGGCCAGTCGAAGGCCGCGTCGTAGTCCAGGTAGAGGGTGCGGAACACCGGGTCGGCGATGGCGTCGAGCTTGTCGGTGATCCAGGCTGAGGCCTGCGTGGGGGCCACCGACTGCAGCAGGATCCACAGGTCCCGTTCGAGGTGGACGGTTCGCTCGCTGATGCCGATCTCGCGCAGGAGCGTCAAATAGCCGGCTACCTCCGGTGAGACGAACAGGCCGTCGCCGCCCTCTAGCTCGGCTATCTGCCGGCGGATGCGCTCGATCTCCACGGCCCGCCGACGCAGACCCTGGTCGATCTCGGCGATCGCGGCGGCGAAGACTGATGGGCCGGCGGCCAGCAACTCCTTGATCCGGGCGAGTGGCACGCCGGCCGCGGCCAGAGTTCGGATCTTGACCAGCTGGATGGCGTGGTCGGCGCCGTACCTGCGGTAGCCGGAAGAGTCCCGTGGGGGCTCCGGCAGCAGGCCGCGGTCGTGGTAGACGCGGACCGCCTTGGTGGTCACGCCCGCGTAGGAGGCGAGCTGGCCGATGGTCAGCAGATGCCGTCCACCGGCCGGCGAGTCACTCATGGAGCGCATCGTGTCAGACCGGCACGCGCCGGGTCAGCCGGCCGCCGGAGCACCGGTAGGCGCCGCCGCCGTGATACGAGACCAGGTAGTACGGCGGCATGTCGTCCAGCGGCATGCCGGCCGGGGCGAACAGGTCCTTGCCGACCGGGACGTAGCGCATCGGCGGCGCGGTGAACGGACCGCCCACGAAACCAGTGAAGATCCGCTCCTGGTCGGCGTCGGCCGGCTCGTAGGTGACCTGCTCCTCGAGTTCACCGTCGACGACCCGCACGTCGATGCGCAGCTGGTGGGAGCGATACGTGCCCGCGTAGGCATCCAGATCCGCGGCGACCGGTGCCAGCGCCGGGTAGTCGGAGCCGCCGGCCAGCTCGAAAAGCAGCTCCTCGTGCAGGGCGAGCGCCCGGGCGTCGTTGCCGTAGGCGGCGAAGACCAGGTCCTGCGACGGGATGACGGCCAGGACCGCGACGCCGGCCGGTGAGGCTCCGGTCATGGTCAGGACGGTCTGGCCGCCGAGCTCGCGGATCAGCCAGCCGAGGCCGACCGGTGAGCTGTCCGGCGTACCCAATCGGTGTTGGATCGTCTGCATCTGCCGGAGTGACTCTTCGGAAAGCAGGCCTTCGCCGCGGCCGAAGGCCAGCAGATCTTCGATGGTGCCGACGGCGGTGCCGCCGGCCGGACCCCAGGTGGCCGGCAGGCGGAACATGCTGGTCGGGCGGACCTCGCCGGTGACCGGGTCGGGGAAGTGCCCGACCGCGAGCGAGGAAGGCGTTTCGGCGAGGACTTCGCGGCGCAGCAGTTCGGGGTACGCAAGACCGGTCACCACCTCGAGCAACCGCCCGGCGACGATCATGCCGCCGTTGGAGTAGCTGACGAACTCGCCGGGCGCGAAGAGTGACCCGCACTCCCGCCCGAGCCGGTCCACGTAGATCTCCAGGGCATCCGGCCCGTCCTCGTCCGGGAAGAACAGGTCGGCATCGATCCCGCTGGTGTGGTCGATGAGGTGCCGGACCCGGACCCCGGCCGGCCGGAACTCCGGCAGATAGTCGCTGACCGGCGCGTCCAGGTCGAGATTGCCCCGCTCGACCTGCTGCATCACCAGCGTCGTCGTCATGATCTTGGTGACGGAGCCGAACAGGAAGCCGGTGTCCTCGCGCATCGGCTCGCCGGTGGCGAGACTCGCGACGCCGTGGGCGATGACGGTCTGCTCGCCGCCGCGGGAGACGCCGGCGAGGAAGCCGGGGATCTGATTGTCGGTGCAGAAGGTGACGATGCGCTCTCTCATGACATCGATGCTCGAACGTTGCCCCTGGGGCAAGGTCAATGCCTCTGCCGGAAAGACGGGAGAATCATGTCGTGCGTGCTGCCCGGCTGATCAACCTCGTCCTGCTGTTGCAGTCGCGCGGCATGATGACCGCCGCGGAACTCTCGGCAGAGCTGGAGGTTTCTGAGCGGACCGTCTATCGCGACGTGCTCGCGCTGTCCGCGGCCGGAGTCCCGGTCTACGCCGAGCAGGGCCGGGCCGGTGGATATCGGCTGGTCGGCGGCTACCGGACCCGGCTGACCGGGCTCAGCCAGGCCGAGGCCGAGGCGTTGTTCCTGGCGGGGTTGCCGGGGCCGGCCCGCGACATGGGTCTGGACGAGCCGGTCCGGGCCGTGAAGCGCAAGGTCCTCGCCGCCCTGCCGCCCGGGTTGCGGGAGGCCTCGGAGCGGGCCGGGCAGCGGTTCCATCTCGATGCGCCGGGCTGGTTCGCCGACTCCGACCCGCCCGAGCATCTGGCCGAACTCGCCCGGGCGGTGTGGCAGGACCGGATCCTCACCATGCGTTACCGGCGGCGGGATGAGGTGACCCGGACGGTCGAACCGTACGGGCTGGTCCTCAAGAACGGCGTCTGGTACCTCGTCGGGAAGGTGGGGGACGATCTGCGGTCGTACCGGGTCGATCGGATCACTTCGGTCGAGCCGACCGGGGACGGGTTCGAGCGGGATCCGTCGTTCGAGCTGCCGCGGTTCTGGGCCGACCGGGCCGCCGAGTTCGTGCGGCAGATGCTGCGGGAGACGATCGAGCTGCGGTTGAGCCCGCACGGCGTACGCATGCTGCGGTTCGTCTTCGAGCCCCCGGCCGTGCAGGAGGCCCTTGAAGCGGCCGGCGAACCGGGTCCGGACGGCTGGGTCCGGACCCGGGTGCCGGTGGAATCGATCGACGTCGCTTACACGTACGTCATGCGGTTGGGCCCGGAGGCTGAAGTGCTGGAGCCGCCCGCCCTGCGTGCCCGGCTCGCCGAGGCCGCGCAGCGCCTGGGTGACCTCTACCGGTAACCGGTGACATCTGCGGGTCTGCCGGGATCCTGCACCTCGACCAGGTATCGCCAGGCGTCCGGTTGGCTGCCGTCGAGGTCGGTGAACCCGTAGATCTTGGCGAGTTCGCCGCTGGAGACCGACTTGCCGTTCCATCGGGCGCGATCGTCATCCGCTGCCAGAGCGGCGACTGCGCGTCCGACGTACGCAGGCGTTTCGGAGATCGCGAAGTGCGGCTCCTTCGCGCAGGCGTCGCGCCAGTTCTCCTCGGTGACGCCGTAGATCTCCAGCATCATCTCCGACCGCAGCCACCCCGGGGTAAGCGCCACCGAGGTCGCGCCGTGCTCGGCCACGTCCTTCGACCAGGCGAACGCCAGCCGGTTCACCGACCATTTGACCAGGTCGTAGAAGGCGGACAGCCGGTAGTTCGTCGCGTTGTACTCGGTCGTGCCGTCACCCATCTCGATCACCAGACCACCCGGCCGGCGGATCAA is part of the Actinoplanes sp. NBC_00393 genome and harbors:
- a CDS encoding DUF3883 domain-containing protein, whose protein sequence is MGNSQIEKVAIEHVLDLERQAGRIPEDVHLCGLPYDISSPPRKIEVKAFGKSARGAAIPLEDRQFQAAVQDPDRYYLYVVDNVEGADQGAMRVRVIHGDALRDLLARSKPHVTYWPTFRTADYDGAEQIP
- a CDS encoding tartrate dehydrogenase; protein product: MTTPQRFRIAAIPADGVGIEVVEAGRAVLDALAAGSHGRFAFDWQDFDWGSDYYARHGEMMPSDGLDQLKDFDALYFGAVGWPSVPDHVSLWGLRLKICQNFDQWANVRPVDFLPGIQSPLRKADTTELNWVVVRENSEGEYAGVGGRNLGARPGTGEVAVQSALFTEYGCERIMRFAFDLARTRTRRKVSSVTKSNAQQYGMVLWDEVFARVAADYPDVETESVLVDAMAAKFVLRPEDLSVVVASNLNADILSDLGSALAGSLGLAASANLNPERRFPSMFEPVHGSAPDIAGQGICNPVGAIGSAALMLDHFGLHDEAKAVRHAIEVTTGAGVRTRDVGGTATTREVTAAIIDHLAV
- a CDS encoding DUF6069 family protein, with the translated sequence MSRVVAAAAALAVVVNLAVYLIGRAAGGTYTFTSAQGPAEVDAVTVAGFSLVPLLVGLTVVALLASRAAWVVRAALIIGPVLAVGTIVVMTLPTDFDGVSKTALAVCHLTLVPIIVVAVTAIGRRAHYRASSGIRMSDPSRIHD
- a CDS encoding ArsR/SmtB family transcription factor; translation: MVQQAVLDRVFAALADPTRRGILVRLGQRPATIGELAEPTGMTLTGMKKHVQVLEDAGLVVTEKVGRSRQCRLGDAPLDEAMAWISFYQRLWARRLDGLDAYFTLKQSDSKGP
- a CDS encoding winged helix-turn-helix transcriptional regulator gives rise to the protein MMDDYTSDCRARVAFEVLGNRWDSVVVFTLAASGPIRPAALRTQIGGISAKVLNDALRRLEYNGLVERRAYAEAPPRVDYALTEAGAALLEPMRMMGAWATRYADAVLAAQERFAAPARH
- a CDS encoding pyridoxamine 5'-phosphate oxidase family protein, which gives rise to MNSPDPAGVARSVIESNLYMTLGTADETGTPWAAPVCYVAAAGHREFYWASRPEARHSRNLAVRPSLSVVIFDSQVPVYQGRAVYLEAVGEQLTGADLHAGIAIYNGPAAERGSAILERTDLEAPAPHRLYRATVVQSWILDGSDIRIPLDAR
- a CDS encoding SRPBCC family protein, whose product is MTLEMRMTRQLPATPEEVFDAYTDAEKQKIWFSILDEEPGIVEIEVDLRVGGKQTAVWGPDPDNLIRETQTFLEIERPRRLVTESTGVTPDGMTMTTRIEISFEAADGGTLMTVAQSGFPVPEIRDFFVSEVWAGAFARIEAYLVREQTADV
- a CDS encoding NADPH-dependent F420 reductase — protein: MRIGILGSGGMAKSLGGAWTAAGHDVMIGGRDEGRAKQAAAGIGAAHGTIEEAARHGQAALVAVPAQAAPDLVRANAHNLTGRTVIDCTNSVVPTAGGLMLDGEPMAGQLAAAAPAAYLVKAFNLCHVSIWTLRPPVFENNPLAVPFCTDHPTATAAVEALIRSIGCTPAPCGGLARAAYLEATAALAIGLWWSGSEPRAAFPVHA
- a CDS encoding PQQ-dependent sugar dehydrogenase yields the protein MPALAATTVRPLAGTEADPFDRNRQVQAPPGWKVDVWARVPSARLLAWTPDRRLLVSRPEFGDIVELTPGQGDTAPAQRTLVSGLNQPHGLAFEGDTLYVAESDQVDAFAYDAGTLSGKRVVVDGLPDEKSPELRGAYSHALKSVAVGEDGELYVSVGSTGNVSAEDRDATPERASILRVPAGGGKPETFARGVRNGTGLAVDPDGAVWTAVNHRDNVEYPHDRDYDGDGDSDQGKVLQDYVNDHPFEQLARLTKGRDLGWPYCNPDPDVDGGDKLSYTNRPYVRDLKNNPDGSKLDCAALAPTEQGMGAHSAPLGLSFATGPGLAGEYGEGALVGIHGSWNRRPPRAPEVSFFAWRNGTLGPQQTLLTGFQDEDGSRWGRPVMAVQGPDRAVYVSDDHAGAIYRITAP
- a CDS encoding SDR family NAD(P)-dependent oxidoreductase, with protein sequence MNLGIAGRTALIVGGSGLIGRAVAAALIREKVRVVLAARSAEKLAEAAGELDGQVRTVTLDTRDAASVESAVEELIASEAGIDIVVNAAAPPANTLDPAKDQDPAQVLDAFDAKAVGYLRVVDAVLPYMRRAGFGRIINVSGQNALLSRSVTGSVRNAAVIVASKALADSVAGTGITINVVNPGLVTATPSPAPQPAAPGDSTPEQVAALITFLASAQAAAISGESIAVGHRVLGVQ